A single genomic interval of Rhea pennata isolate bPtePen1 chromosome 5, bPtePen1.pri, whole genome shotgun sequence harbors:
- the ISM2 gene encoding isthmin-2 has translation MSWIRGKVVLILGFVFLTICLTAVRGLPVRKQRKSSLMEHSSRLAEVSASSDPRLARDKEQPTLGKAWGLRQSGQAGLQQHRRRWAVQQAVRSVAVPQPSGAGQEENLPFVLDLQSLPGLANVDLSAQNPNIQVTIEVVDDPQAEMEMDLLKETSNDWSLTSSEWLSHKDLFWPLFWEYTDPIEEEEDENLDVRDSEEEEDEEEEEEEDYMAEYEEEESMLSGVGDDWDQQWPRQKNWIFKEKYNYDYEDEEEWSPWSPCSLTCGSGNQKRTRSCGYACTATESRTCDLPRCPGAEGEVAFPTEETHFKSDNTTELFNSDVDSCEKWLNCKSDFLTKYLSKVLTDLPSCPCSYPLEAIYSAVNLQDERQGKSFRWRDASGPKERLDIYKPTARFCLRSMLSLDSTTLAAQHCCYDDHTRLITRGKGAGVPNLISTEFSPELHYKVDMLPWILCKGDWSRYHAVRPPNNGQQCADNPAEEEYLSQLQEAKEY, from the exons GTATCTGCCTCGTCTGATCCCCGTTTGGCCAGGGACAAGGAGCAGCCCACATTGGGCAAGGCATGGGGCTTGAGGCAGAGCGGGCAGGCTGGCCTACAGCAGCACAGGCGCCGCTGGGCTGTTCAGCAGGCTGTGAGGAGTGTGGCGGTGCCCCAGCCCAGCGGTGCTGGCCAGGAGGAGAACCTGCCCTTTGTATTGGACCTGCAGAGCTTACCGGGGCTGGCCAACGTCGATCTGAGTGCCCAGAACCCAAATATCCAG GTGACCATTGAAGTGGTAGATGATCCTCAGGCTGAGATGGAGATGGACTTGTTGAAGGAGACGAGCAATGACTGGTCCCTGACATCCTCTGAGTGGTTATCCCACAAAGACCTCTTCTGGCCCCTCTTCTGGGAGTACACTGATCCcattgaggaagaagaggatgaAAACCTAGATGTAAGGGACAGcgaagaggaagaggatgaagaggaggaagaagaagaagattaCATGGCAGAGTATGAGGAGGAAGAGTCCATGTTAAGTGGAGTGGGAGATGACTGGGACCAGCAGTGGCCCAGGCAGAAGAACTGgatctttaaggaaaaatataattatg ACTATGAAGATGAAGAGGAATGGAGCCCTTGGTCCCCTTGCAGCCTCACCTGTGGCAGTGGCAATCAGAAAAGGACCCGGTCTTGTGGCTACGCCTGCACAGCGACAGAGTCGAGGACGTGTGACCTGCCACGCTGCCCTG gagcagagggagaagTGGCCTTCCCCACAGAGGAGACTCATTTTAAAAGTGACAATACAACAGAGCTGTTTAACTCAG ATGTGGACAGCTGTGAGAAGTGGCTGAACTGCAAAAGCGACTTCCTCACCAAGTACCTGAGCAAGGTGCTGACAGATTTGCCCAGTTGCCCCTGCTCCTACCCACTGGAGGCCATTTACAGTGCTGTGAACCTGCAGGATGAGCGCCAGGGCAAGAGTTTCCGTTGGCGGGATGCCAGTGGGCCCAAGGAGCGCCTGGACATCTACAAGCCCACAGCCCGCTTCTGCCTGCGCTCCATGCTCTCCTTGGACAGCACCACACTtgctgcccagcactgctgctacGATGATCACACCCGTCTCATCACCCGGGGCAAAGGGGCTGGTGTCCCCAACCTCATTAGCACTGAGTTTTCCCCAGAGCTTCACTACAAAGTGGACATGCTACCTTGGATCCTCTGCAAGGGAGACTGGAGCCGGTACCATGCTGTGCGGCCTCCCAACAATGGGCAGCAGTGTGCTGACAATCCTGCTGAGGAGGAGTACCTCTCCCAGTTGCAGGAGGCCAAGGAGTACTAG